The following are encoded together in the Balaenoptera acutorostrata chromosome 9, mBalAcu1.1, whole genome shotgun sequence genome:
- the LOC103001809 gene encoding dynein light chain 1, cytoplasmic-like, whose translation VTVIKNADMSEEMQQDSVECATQALEEYSIEKGMAAHIKKQFDKKYNPTWHCIVGRNFGSYVTHETKHFIYFYLGQVAILLFKSG comes from the coding sequence GTGACCGTGATCAAAAATGCCGATATGTCGGAGGAGATGCAGCAGGACTCGGTGGAGTGTGCTACTCAGGCATTGGAGGAATATAGTATAGAGAAGGGCATGGCGGCCCATATCAAGAAGCAGTTTGACAAGAAGTATAACCCCACCTGGCACTGCATCGTGGGGAGGAACTTCGGTAGTTATGTGACACATGAAACCAAACACTTCATCTACTTCTACCTGGGCCAAGTGGCCATTCTCCTGTTCAAATCTGGTTAA